From Streptomyces sp. TLI_105, the proteins below share one genomic window:
- a CDS encoding cysteine desulfurase family protein — translation MAYLDHAATTPMLPEAIEAMTAHLAVTGNASSLHAAGRRARRTVEEGRETLAAALGARPSEVVLTSGGTEADNLAVKGLYWARRDADPRRTRVLASPVEHHAVLDAVDWLATHEGAAVEYLPVDAHGRVHPEALREAIARDSESVALATVMWANNEIGTIMPVRELADVAAEFGVPLHADAVQAVGQVPVDFAASGLAAMTVSGHKIGGPYGIGALLLGREYTPVPVLHGGGQERHVRSGTLDVPAVAAFAVAARLAAERQEEFAREVGALRDELVAAVRTVVPDVILGGDPVDRLPANAHFTFPGCEGDSLLLLLDAAGIACSTGSACTAGIAQPSHVLLATGTDPDLARGTLRFSLGHTSTKEDVAAVAEAIGPAVERARTAGLT, via the coding sequence ATGGCTTACCTCGACCACGCCGCGACCACGCCCATGCTCCCCGAGGCGATCGAGGCGATGACCGCCCACCTCGCCGTCACGGGCAACGCCTCCTCCCTGCACGCCGCCGGACGGCGCGCCCGGCGGACCGTCGAGGAAGGGCGCGAGACGCTCGCCGCCGCGCTCGGCGCGCGGCCGAGCGAGGTCGTCCTCACCTCCGGCGGCACGGAGGCGGACAACCTCGCCGTGAAGGGCCTGTACTGGGCCCGGCGCGACGCCGACCCCCGCCGCACCCGCGTCCTGGCCAGTCCGGTCGAGCACCACGCCGTCCTGGACGCCGTCGACTGGCTGGCCACGCACGAGGGCGCCGCCGTCGAGTACCTCCCCGTCGACGCCCACGGCCGCGTCCACCCCGAGGCCCTGCGCGAGGCGATCGCCCGGGACTCCGAGTCCGTCGCCCTGGCCACCGTGATGTGGGCCAACAACGAGATCGGCACGATCATGCCGGTCCGTGAACTGGCCGACGTCGCCGCCGAGTTCGGCGTCCCCCTGCACGCGGACGCCGTCCAGGCCGTGGGTCAGGTCCCGGTCGACTTCGCGGCCTCCGGCCTCGCCGCGATGACGGTCTCCGGCCACAAGATCGGCGGCCCGTACGGCATCGGCGCCCTGCTCCTGGGCCGCGAGTACACCCCCGTGCCCGTCCTGCACGGCGGCGGCCAGGAGCGGCACGTCCGCTCGGGCACCCTGGACGTGCCCGCCGTCGCGGCCTTCGCCGTCGCCGCCCGGCTCGCCGCCGAGCGGCAGGAGGAGTTCGCCCGCGAGGTCGGCGCCCTGCGCGACGAACTCGTCGCCGCCGTCCGTACGGTCGTGCCCGACGTGATCCTCGGCGGCGACCCCGTCGACCGGCTCCCCGCCAACGCCCACTTCACCTTCCCCGGCTGCGAGGGCGACTCCCTGCTCCTGCTGCTCGACGCGGCCGGCATCGCCTGCTCCACCGGCTCCGCCTGCACCGCCGGCATCGCCCAGCCCAGCCATGTCCTGCTCGCCACCGGCACCGACCCGGACCTGGCCCGGGGAACCCTGCGCTTCTCGCTCGGCCACACCTCCACGAAGGAGGACGTGGCGGCGGTCGCGGAGGCGATCGGCCCGGCCGTGGAGCGCGCGAGGACCGCGGGCCTCACCTGA
- a CDS encoding bifunctional diguanylate cyclase/phosphodiesterase has protein sequence MEPTESAAPVPRPHGRVVPLGFPSRLPAAVVGIAFVVLVAGLQRALSGGHGLFPGGVAGWSLAVLTGLIVGHLVALGRDRWWGGTGSGAALTLAVLLLYGWVPAGLVSLTVVTLVGAARRQRWRQGLLHGAADVLGVGAAALVLALFGDVPTVERPWQPLDWTIGDLPEAVLAAGAYLVVTRLLLWYTLAPQGRGLPTIARSALLRQGLVAVALLGIAPLICVVAATRPVLLPLFAVPLIALDSTLWIARARAEEQLRDPLTGLPNRQWLLERAWTALEEAEGQGVRAALVLIDLDRFRSVNDTLGHLAGDRLLLQIAERLRLALPRGAEAARLGGDEFAVLLPTADSTTSAQRVARHLVAELSSPLDLDGLTLVLEASAGVAVFPDHALDAEGLLRRADVAMYQAKRDRTGVEVYESKRDSNTPDRLGLLGDLRRALDAGEVELHYQPKVRFDGQVAGLEALVRWVHPERGKVPPDEFIAIAESSGLMPHLTEYVLETALAQVARWRAQGLNVPVAVNVSPRDVHTPGFAGAVAARLARHGVPAGALQLEITEHVLLEDPQRAADTLNGLTGHGVKMSLDDFGTGYSSLVHLRRLPVSELKIDRSFVARLAVDTEDAEIVRCTVDLAHSLGLLVVAEGVEDDETWERLRDLGCDAVQGWLVAAAMPPGEATAWLLARGEHGWRRPADIAAQVDLDQPSGQVVQ, from the coding sequence ATGGAACCTACCGAGAGCGCCGCCCCGGTCCCACGGCCGCACGGCCGTGTGGTCCCGCTGGGCTTCCCCTCCCGGCTGCCCGCAGCCGTGGTGGGCATCGCCTTCGTCGTGCTCGTCGCCGGGCTCCAGCGAGCCCTGAGCGGCGGCCACGGACTCTTCCCCGGCGGAGTCGCCGGCTGGTCCCTCGCCGTCCTCACCGGCCTCATCGTCGGCCACCTGGTCGCCCTCGGCCGGGACCGCTGGTGGGGCGGCACCGGCTCCGGCGCCGCCCTCACCCTCGCCGTCCTCCTGCTCTACGGCTGGGTGCCCGCCGGACTCGTCTCGCTGACCGTCGTCACCCTGGTCGGCGCAGCCCGCCGGCAGCGCTGGCGCCAGGGCCTGCTGCACGGCGCCGCCGACGTCCTCGGCGTCGGCGCCGCGGCCCTCGTCCTCGCCCTCTTCGGAGACGTACCGACCGTCGAGCGGCCCTGGCAGCCCCTCGACTGGACGATCGGGGACCTCCCGGAAGCCGTCCTCGCCGCCGGCGCCTACCTCGTGGTCACCCGCCTCCTCCTGTGGTACACGCTCGCCCCCCAGGGCCGCGGGCTGCCCACCATCGCCCGCTCCGCCCTCCTCCGACAGGGCCTCGTCGCCGTCGCCCTGCTCGGCATCGCCCCCCTCATCTGCGTCGTCGCCGCCACCCGGCCGGTCCTCCTGCCGCTCTTCGCCGTCCCCCTCATCGCCCTCGACTCCACCCTCTGGATCGCCCGCGCCCGCGCCGAGGAACAGCTCCGCGACCCGCTCACCGGCCTCCCCAACCGCCAGTGGCTCCTGGAGCGGGCCTGGACCGCCCTGGAGGAGGCCGAGGGCCAAGGGGTCCGCGCCGCCCTCGTCCTGATCGACCTCGACCGCTTCCGCTCGGTCAACGACACCCTCGGCCACCTCGCCGGCGACCGGCTGCTCCTCCAGATCGCCGAACGGCTCCGCCTCGCCCTGCCCCGCGGCGCCGAGGCCGCCCGGCTCGGCGGCGACGAGTTCGCCGTCCTGCTGCCCACCGCCGACTCCACCACCAGCGCCCAGCGCGTCGCCCGCCACCTCGTCGCCGAGCTCTCCTCCCCGCTCGACCTCGACGGGCTCACCCTCGTCCTGGAGGCCAGCGCCGGCGTCGCCGTCTTCCCCGACCACGCCCTCGACGCCGAGGGCCTGCTGCGCCGCGCCGACGTCGCCATGTACCAGGCCAAGCGCGACCGCACCGGCGTCGAGGTCTACGAGTCCAAGCGCGACTCCAACACCCCCGACCGGCTCGGCCTCCTCGGCGACCTCCGCCGCGCCCTCGACGCCGGCGAGGTCGAACTCCACTACCAGCCCAAGGTCCGCTTCGACGGCCAGGTCGCCGGCCTGGAGGCGCTCGTCCGCTGGGTCCACCCCGAGCGCGGAAAGGTCCCGCCGGACGAGTTCATCGCCATCGCCGAGTCCTCCGGCCTGATGCCGCACCTCACCGAGTACGTCCTGGAGACCGCGCTCGCCCAGGTCGCCCGCTGGCGCGCCCAGGGCCTCAACGTCCCGGTCGCCGTCAACGTCTCGCCGCGCGACGTCCACACCCCCGGCTTCGCCGGCGCCGTCGCCGCCCGCCTCGCCCGCCACGGCGTCCCGGCCGGCGCCCTCCAGCTGGAGATAACGGAGCACGTGCTCCTGGAGGACCCCCAGCGGGCCGCCGACACGCTGAACGGCCTCACCGGCCACGGCGTGAAGATGTCCCTGGACGACTTCGGCACCGGCTACTCCTCCCTCGTCCACCTCCGCCGGCTGCCCGTCAGCGAACTGAAGATCGACCGCTCCTTCGTGGCCCGGCTCGCCGTCGACACCGAGGACGCCGAGATCGTCCGCTGCACCGTCGACCTCGCCCACTCGCTCGGCCTCCTCGTCGTCGCCGAGGGCGTCGAGGACGACGAGACCTGGGAGCGCCTGCGCGACCTGGGCTGCGACGCCGTCCAGGGCTGGCTGGTCGCCGCCGCGATGCCGCCCGGCGAGGCCACCGCCTGGCTCCTGGCCCGCGGCGAGCACGGCTGGCGCCGCCCCGCCGACATCGCCGCCCAGGTCGACCTGGACCAGCCTTCGGGCCAGGTCGTGCAGTGA
- a CDS encoding methionine synthase, whose protein sequence is MDDSKLWGPATGVGSLPGGDAREAARTVAGSFEDFPFLAELPARGPGADMIGRTIGMLVDLYAHVEPSGWRISDRPGRDTKRARSWLGEDLDALEEFTQGYEGPLKVQAVGPWTLAAALELRGGEAALGDAGACRDLAGSLAEGLHTHLAELRKRVPGARIVLQLDEPSLTAVLRGHVRTASGYRTYRAVDRHVVESALRDVTAVHDGPVIVHSCAPDVPFALLRRAGAAGISFDFSLLTERDEEAIGEAVEAGTKLFAGVVPSTDTALSDPGGSVMGVRTLWRRLGLNPGTLAESVVVTPSCGLAGASPAYARAALAHCVRAARSLADNPE, encoded by the coding sequence ATGGACGACAGCAAGCTCTGGGGGCCCGCCACCGGCGTCGGCTCCCTGCCCGGCGGCGACGCGCGCGAGGCGGCGAGGACGGTCGCCGGATCCTTCGAGGACTTCCCGTTCCTCGCGGAGCTGCCCGCGCGCGGCCCCGGCGCCGACATGATCGGCCGGACGATCGGGATGCTCGTCGACCTGTACGCGCACGTGGAGCCGAGCGGCTGGCGGATCAGCGACCGGCCCGGGCGCGACACCAAGCGGGCCCGTTCCTGGCTCGGCGAGGACCTGGACGCCCTGGAGGAGTTCACCCAGGGGTACGAGGGTCCGCTCAAGGTCCAGGCCGTGGGCCCGTGGACGCTCGCCGCGGCCCTGGAACTGCGCGGCGGTGAGGCCGCTCTGGGGGATGCCGGTGCCTGTCGTGACCTGGCCGGCTCGCTCGCCGAGGGCCTCCACACGCACCTCGCGGAGCTGCGCAAGCGCGTCCCGGGGGCGCGGATCGTGCTCCAGCTCGACGAGCCCTCGCTCACCGCCGTCCTGCGTGGCCACGTCCGTACGGCCAGCGGCTACCGCACGTACCGGGCCGTCGACCGGCATGTCGTGGAGAGCGCCCTGCGGGACGTGACGGCCGTCCACGACGGCCCGGTGATCGTCCATTCCTGCGCGCCCGACGTGCCGTTCGCGCTGCTGCGTCGCGCCGGAGCGGCGGGCATCTCGTTCGATTTCTCGCTCCTCACCGAACGTGACGAGGAGGCGATCGGCGAGGCCGTGGAGGCCGGGACGAAGCTCTTCGCCGGTGTGGTGCCGTCCACCGACACGGCATTGTCGGACCCGGGCGGTAGCGTCATGGGTGTCAGGACGCTGTGGCGCAGGCTGGGGCTGAACCCGGGGACTCTGGCGGAGTCCGTCGTGGTCACGCCCTCGTGCGGTCTGGCGGGCGCGTCGCCCGCCTATGCCCGGGCGGCGCTCGCCCACTGCGTCAGAGCGGCACGGTCGCTCGCGGACAACCCTGAGTAA
- the ligA gene encoding NAD-dependent DNA ligase LigA: protein MAVEQGALPAEAREKHADLAEQVEEHRFRYYVKDQPVISDGEFDKLLRALEALEEEYPELRTPDSPTQKVAGQYETEFTAVEHRERMLSLDNAFDDEELATWAERVGRDVGTPDFHYLCELKVDGLAVNLTYEHGRLTRAATRGDGRTGEDITPNVRTIADIPERLRGDRVPELVEIRGEVYFPMEAFEGLNARLVEAGDKPFANPRNAAAGSLRQKDPKVTASRPLHMVVHGIGAREGFEISRLSEAYGLLREWGLPTARHNKVVDSLEEVREFIAYFGENRHSVEHEIDGVVVKLDEIPLQGRLGSTARAPRWAIAWKYAPEEVNTKLVDIKVGVGRTGRVTPYAQVEPVTVAGSEVEFATLHNQEVVKAKGVLIGDTVVLRKAGDVIPEILGPVADLRDGTEREFVMPADCPECGTPLKPMKEGDIDLRCPNARTCPAQLRERVFFLAGRQCLDIESFGMVAAAALTRPLEPAEPPLVDEGGLFDLTIEQLLPIKAYVLDPSSGLPKRDPKTGEEKIVTVFANQKGEPKKNALAMLENIAAAKTRPLARFINGLSIRHVGPVAAEALAREFRSLERIEQASEEELAAVDGVGGIIAAAVKQWFSEEWHREIVRKWRAAGVTLEDEGAGEDEGPRPLEGLTVVVTGTLERFTRDGAKESLQRLGAKVTGSVSKKTGFVVVGENPGSKYDKAMQLKVPVLDEEGFSVLLEQGPEAAREVAVPVAE from the coding sequence GTGGCAGTCGAACAGGGGGCCCTGCCCGCCGAGGCACGGGAGAAGCACGCCGACCTTGCCGAGCAGGTCGAGGAGCACCGCTTCCGGTACTACGTGAAGGACCAGCCGGTCATCAGCGACGGCGAGTTCGACAAGCTGCTGCGCGCGCTGGAGGCGCTGGAGGAGGAGTATCCGGAGCTGCGGACGCCGGACTCGCCGACCCAGAAGGTCGCCGGACAGTACGAGACGGAGTTCACGGCCGTCGAGCACCGGGAGCGCATGCTCTCCCTGGACAACGCCTTCGACGACGAGGAGCTGGCCACCTGGGCGGAGCGGGTCGGGCGGGACGTCGGCACCCCCGACTTCCACTACCTGTGCGAGCTGAAGGTCGACGGCCTGGCGGTCAACCTCACCTACGAGCACGGGCGGCTGACCCGCGCCGCCACCCGTGGCGACGGCCGCACCGGCGAGGACATCACGCCCAACGTCCGGACGATCGCCGACATCCCGGAGCGGCTGCGCGGCGACCGCGTCCCGGAGCTCGTGGAGATCCGCGGCGAGGTCTACTTCCCGATGGAGGCCTTCGAGGGGCTCAACGCCCGTCTGGTGGAGGCCGGTGACAAGCCCTTCGCCAACCCGCGCAACGCGGCCGCCGGTTCGCTCCGGCAGAAGGACCCGAAGGTCACCGCCTCCCGCCCGCTCCACATGGTGGTGCACGGCATCGGCGCCCGTGAGGGCTTCGAGATCTCCCGGCTCTCGGAGGCGTACGGACTGCTCCGCGAGTGGGGCCTGCCCACCGCCCGGCACAACAAGGTGGTCGACTCGCTCGAAGAAGTGCGGGAGTTCATCGCGTACTTCGGGGAGAACCGTCACTCCGTGGAGCACGAGATCGACGGGGTCGTCGTCAAGCTCGACGAGATCCCGCTCCAGGGCCGGCTCGGCTCCACCGCGCGCGCCCCGCGCTGGGCGATCGCCTGGAAGTACGCGCCGGAGGAGGTCAACACCAAGCTGGTCGACATCAAGGTCGGCGTCGGCCGCACCGGCCGCGTCACGCCGTACGCCCAGGTCGAGCCGGTGACCGTGGCCGGCTCCGAGGTCGAGTTCGCCACCCTCCACAACCAGGAGGTGGTGAAGGCCAAGGGCGTCCTCATCGGCGACACCGTCGTGCTGCGCAAGGCCGGCGACGTGATCCCGGAGATCCTCGGGCCGGTCGCCGACCTGCGGGACGGCACCGAGCGGGAGTTCGTGATGCCCGCCGATTGCCCGGAGTGCGGGACGCCGCTGAAGCCGATGAAGGAGGGCGACATCGACCTCCGCTGCCCGAACGCCCGGACGTGCCCGGCCCAGCTGCGCGAGCGGGTCTTCTTCCTCGCCGGGCGGCAGTGCCTGGACATCGAGAGCTTCGGCATGGTGGCCGCGGCGGCGCTGACCCGCCCGCTGGAGCCGGCCGAGCCGCCGCTCGTGGACGAGGGCGGCCTCTTCGACCTGACCATCGAGCAGCTGCTGCCGATCAAGGCGTACGTCCTCGATCCGAGCAGCGGGCTGCCGAAGCGGGACCCGAAGACCGGCGAGGAGAAGATCGTCACGGTCTTCGCCAACCAGAAGGGCGAGCCGAAGAAGAACGCGCTCGCGATGCTGGAGAACATCGCGGCGGCGAAGACGCGGCCGCTCGCCCGCTTCATCAACGGGCTCTCCATCCGGCACGTGGGGCCGGTCGCGGCCGAGGCGCTGGCCCGTGAGTTCCGCTCCCTGGAGCGGATCGAGCAGGCGAGCGAGGAGGAGCTGGCGGCCGTCGACGGGGTCGGCGGGATCATCGCGGCCGCCGTGAAGCAGTGGTTCTCGGAGGAGTGGCACCGCGAGATCGTGCGCAAGTGGCGGGCCGCCGGGGTCACCCTGGAGGACGAGGGGGCCGGGGAGGACGAGGGGCCGCGTCCGCTGGAGGGGCTGACGGTCGTGGTGACCGGCACCCTGGAGAGGTTCACCAGGGATGGCGCAAAAGAGTCGCTCCAGCGGCTCGGAGCGAAGGTGACCGGTTCCGTTTCGAAGAAGACCGGCTTTGTGGTCGTCGGTGAAAACCCTGGTTCGAAGTACGACAAGGCGATGCAGCTGAAGGTTCCGGTTCTGGACGAGGAAGGCTTCTCCGTCCTGCTCGAACAGGGGCCCGAGGCGGCGCGGGAGGTCGCGGTGCCCGTCGCCGAGTAG
- a CDS encoding TIGR00730 family Rossman fold protein translates to MNICVFLSAADLDERYTASARDFATLLGKSGHTLVWGGSDTGLMKVVADGVQEAGGRLVGVSVDFLAHKARPNADQMVIAGDLAERKALLLAKSDAIVVMVGGTGTLDEATEILELKKHGKHSKPVVLLNTAGFYDGLKAQFRRMEDEGFLPLPLTDLAFFADDGRAALAYLEAEIGSR, encoded by the coding sequence ATGAACATCTGCGTCTTCCTCTCGGCCGCCGACCTCGACGAGCGGTACACGGCCTCGGCCCGCGACTTCGCCACGCTCCTCGGCAAGTCCGGCCACACCCTGGTCTGGGGCGGCTCCGACACCGGCCTCATGAAGGTCGTCGCGGACGGCGTCCAGGAGGCGGGCGGCCGCCTCGTCGGCGTCTCCGTCGACTTCCTCGCCCACAAGGCCCGCCCGAACGCCGACCAGATGGTCATCGCCGGGGACCTGGCCGAGCGCAAGGCCCTGCTCCTCGCCAAGTCCGACGCGATCGTGGTCATGGTCGGCGGCACGGGCACCCTCGACGAGGCCACCGAGATCCTGGAACTGAAGAAGCACGGCAAGCACTCCAAGCCGGTCGTCCTCCTCAACACGGCCGGCTTCTACGACGGCCTGAAGGCCCAGTTCCGCCGCATGGAGGACGAGGGCTTCCTCCCGCTTCCCCTCACGGACCTCGCCTTCTTCGCGGACGACGGCCGGGCGGCCCTCGCGTACCTGGAGGCCGAGATCGGCTCCCGCTGA
- the gatC gene encoding Asp-tRNA(Asn)/Glu-tRNA(Gln) amidotransferase subunit GatC, with translation MPGITREEVAHLARLARLELKGEELDHFAGQLDDIIGAVARVSEVADQDVPPTSHPLPLTNVMRADEVRPSLTPEQALSGAPAQEQQRFKVPQILGED, from the coding sequence ATGCCTGGCATCACGCGCGAGGAGGTCGCCCACCTCGCACGGCTGGCGCGTCTGGAGCTGAAGGGCGAAGAACTCGATCACTTCGCCGGTCAGCTCGACGACATCATCGGCGCGGTCGCCCGCGTCTCCGAGGTCGCCGACCAAGACGTACCGCCGACCTCCCACCCGCTGCCGCTGACCAATGTCATGCGCGCGGACGAGGTCCGTCCGTCGCTCACCCCCGAGCAGGCGCTCTCCGGCGCCCCGGCCCAGGAGCAGCAGCGTTTCAAGGTGCCGCAGATCCTGGGGGAGGACTAA
- a CDS encoding alpha/beta fold hydrolase: protein MDEVNTTLSGVRGRVVSRDGTEIAYERYGDGRPLVLVDGADGGAGRALAGLLARRFSVVTYERRGASAVEREIEDLAAVLTAAGPGAAVHGTETGGVLALAGAAAGLPVGAVSVYEPEPLADGLLGAVHARVLVVDGGASPAATRHTARALTAALPRARHRTLTGQTHEVAPHVLAPVLEEFLDESV from the coding sequence ATGGACGAGGTGAACACCACGCTGAGCGGGGTCCGGGGCCGGGTCGTGTCGCGGGACGGTACGGAGATCGCGTACGAGCGGTACGGGGACGGTCGTCCCCTCGTGTTGGTGGACGGCGCGGACGGCGGCGCCGGGAGGGCGCTCGCCGGGCTGCTCGCCCGGCGCTTCTCCGTCGTGACCTACGAGCGGCGCGGCGCCTCCGCCGTGGAGCGGGAGATCGAGGACCTGGCGGCCGTCCTGACGGCGGCGGGACCGGGCGCCGCCGTGCACGGCACGGAGACGGGCGGGGTGCTCGCGCTCGCGGGCGCGGCGGCCGGGCTCCCGGTGGGCGCGGTGTCCGTGTACGAGCCGGAGCCGCTCGCGGACGGGCTCCTCGGGGCGGTCCACGCGCGCGTGCTCGTCGTCGACGGGGGCGCGAGCCCGGCGGCGACCCGGCACACGGCCCGCGCCCTGACGGCGGCGCTCCCCCGGGCCCGGCACCGCACCCTGACGGGCCAGACGCACGAGGTGGCCCCGCACGTCCTGGCGCCGGTCCTGGAGGAGTTCCTGGACGAGTCGGTCTAG
- a CDS encoding N-acetylmuramoyl-L-alanine amidase: MSVLRGMGSESKDAGSGTGGRRVGRRAVLIGGAAAAVGTAALARDELGRLWWRLPGMEKKRVEGELDHKGAEWTSAARANWRRADRPDDYTIDRVVIHVVQGSYASALKVFKDPAHGAAAHYVVRKDGHVAQMIRELDVAFHAGNRDMNERSIGIEHEGFVDRPQDFTAAMYEGSARLTADICARYGMPVDREHIIGHVEVEGTDHTDPGPHWDWDRYLALVRRERTKLG, from the coding sequence ATGAGCGTTCTCCGTGGCATGGGGAGCGAGTCGAAGGACGCGGGGAGCGGGACGGGCGGGCGGCGGGTGGGCAGACGGGCCGTGCTGATCGGCGGCGCGGCCGCCGCGGTGGGCACGGCCGCGCTGGCCCGGGACGAGCTGGGGCGCCTGTGGTGGCGGCTGCCGGGGATGGAGAAGAAGAGGGTCGAGGGGGAGCTGGACCACAAGGGCGCCGAGTGGACGTCGGCGGCGCGGGCGAACTGGCGGCGGGCGGACCGGCCGGACGACTACACGATCGACCGGGTCGTGATCCATGTCGTCCAGGGCAGTTACGCGAGCGCGCTGAAGGTCTTCAAGGACCCGGCGCACGGGGCCGCCGCGCACTACGTGGTCCGCAAGGACGGCCATGTGGCGCAGATGATCCGCGAGCTCGACGTGGCCTTCCACGCCGGGAACCGCGACATGAACGAGCGGAGCATCGGCATAGAGCACGAGGGCTTCGTCGACCGGCCGCAGGACTTCACGGCGGCGATGTACGAGGGATCGGCGCGGCTCACGGCCGACATATGCGCCCGGTACGGGATGCCCGTGGACCGGGAGCACATCATCGGGCACGTCGAGGTCGAGGGCACCGACCACACCGATCCCGGTCCGCACTGGGACTGGGACCGGTACCTGGCGCTCGTACGGAGGGAACGCACGAAGCTCGGCTGA
- the mnmA gene encoding tRNA 2-thiouridine(34) synthase MnmA translates to MTQTPPQRPLARPLRVLAAMSGGVDSAVAAARAAEAGHDVTGVHLALSANPQSFRTGARGCCTIEDSRDARRAADVIGIPFYVWDLAERFREDVVDDFVAEYEAGRTPNPCLRCNEKIKFAALLDKALALGFDAVCTGHYATVVLNEDGTRELHRASDMAKDQSYVLGVLDEKQLAHAMFPLGDTLTTKDEIRAEAERRGLAVAKKPDSHDICFIADGDTQGFLAARLGKAEGDIVDEAGTKIGSHEGAYGFTIGQRKGLRIGHPAADGKPRYVLDISPVNNTVTVGPAEALDVTALTAIKPRWCGTAPEGPGRYTAQLRAHGGETPVSAAMEDGELKVVFDEPVRGVAPGQAIVLYDGTRVVGSATIATTTRRTTAPATA, encoded by the coding sequence ATGACTCAGACTCCGCCCCAGCGCCCCCTCGCCCGCCCCCTCCGGGTACTTGCCGCCATGTCCGGCGGAGTGGACTCCGCCGTCGCCGCCGCCCGCGCCGCCGAAGCCGGTCACGACGTCACCGGCGTGCACCTGGCCCTCTCCGCGAACCCGCAGTCCTTCCGTACCGGAGCACGCGGCTGCTGCACGATCGAGGACTCGCGCGACGCGCGCCGGGCGGCCGACGTCATCGGCATCCCCTTCTACGTGTGGGACCTCGCCGAGCGGTTCCGCGAGGACGTCGTCGACGACTTCGTCGCGGAGTACGAGGCGGGCCGCACCCCCAACCCGTGCCTGCGCTGCAACGAGAAGATCAAGTTCGCGGCGCTCCTCGACAAGGCGCTCGCCCTCGGCTTCGACGCGGTCTGCACCGGGCACTACGCCACCGTCGTCCTGAACGAGGACGGCACCCGCGAGCTGCACCGGGCCTCCGACATGGCCAAGGACCAGTCGTACGTCCTCGGCGTGCTCGACGAGAAGCAGCTCGCGCACGCGATGTTCCCGCTCGGCGACACCCTCACCACCAAGGACGAGATCCGGGCGGAGGCCGAGCGGCGCGGGCTCGCGGTCGCGAAGAAGCCCGACAGCCACGACATCTGCTTCATCGCCGACGGCGACACGCAGGGCTTCCTCGCCGCCCGCCTGGGCAAGGCGGAGGGCGACATCGTCGACGAGGCCGGGACGAAGATCGGCAGCCACGAGGGCGCGTACGGCTTCACCATCGGCCAGCGCAAGGGCCTGCGGATCGGCCACCCGGCCGCGGACGGCAAGCCCCGCTACGTCCTCGACATCTCGCCCGTGAACAACACCGTCACGGTCGGCCCCGCCGAGGCCCTCGACGTCACCGCCCTCACCGCGATCAAGCCCCGCTGGTGCGGCACCGCCCCCGAAGGCCCCGGCCGCTACACCGCCCAGCTCCGCGCCCACGGCGGCGAGACGCCGGTGAGCGCGGCGATGGAGGACGGCGAGCTGAAGGTCGTCTTCGACGAGCCGGTCCGCGGCGTCGCCCCCGGCCAGGCGATCGTCCTGTACGACGGCACGCGCGTGGTCGGCTCGGCGACGATCGCGACGACGACCCGCCGGACCACCGCGCCCGCCACCGCCTAG
- a CDS encoding SDR family oxidoreductase gives MAPMATHVITGAGSGIGAAVARRLHARGDELVLHARDAGRAKELAAQFPGARTLVGDLADPDRLSWAFSHQSLPDRVDGLLHIAGVVDLGPVGELTPKTWHHQLNVNLVAPAELTRHFLPQLRVSQGHVVFVNSGAGLNAHAEWGAYAASKHGLKALADSLRHEEHANGVRVTSVYPGRTASPMQAKVHQQEGKEYDPSKWIDPESVATAIITAIDLPRDAEINDLTVRPGR, from the coding sequence ATGGCTCCCATGGCTACACATGTGATCACCGGAGCGGGTTCCGGCATCGGCGCGGCCGTCGCGCGTCGTCTTCACGCGCGCGGGGACGAGCTCGTGCTCCACGCGCGCGACGCGGGGCGGGCCAAGGAGCTCGCCGCGCAGTTCCCCGGGGCCCGGACGCTCGTCGGGGACCTGGCCGACCCGGATCGGCTGTCCTGGGCCTTCTCGCACCAGAGCCTGCCCGACCGGGTGGACGGCCTGCTGCACATCGCGGGCGTCGTGGACCTCGGGCCGGTCGGGGAGCTGACCCCGAAGACCTGGCACCACCAGCTGAACGTCAACCTGGTCGCCCCGGCCGAGCTGACCCGCCACTTCCTGCCGCAGCTGCGGGTCTCCCAGGGGCACGTCGTCTTCGTGAACTCGGGCGCCGGGCTCAACGCGCACGCCGAGTGGGGCGCGTACGCCGCGTCCAAGCACGGCCTGAAGGCCCTCGCGGACTCCCTGCGCCACGAGGAGCACGCCAACGGGGTGCGGGTGACCTCGGTCTACCCGGGCCGGACCGCCAGCCCCATGCAGGCGAAGGTCCACCAGCAGGAGGGCAAGGAGTACGACCCGTCGAAGTGGATCGACCCCGAGTCCGTCGCCACGGCGATCATCACCGCGATCGATCTGCCGCGCGACGCGGAGATCAACGACCTCACCGTGCGTCCGGGGCGGTAG